Proteins encoded within one genomic window of Phyllobacterium sp. T1293:
- a CDS encoding type I secretion system permease/ATPase — MDNVSPGTESKDASVFGGQAPDSGLAALAAIAGYYRIATRPETLAREYALKGAAGPEDILRAAGSIGLKARIVKASDAKRLSTLPVPAMACLDDGTFAIFGGVNAEGKCRLVNPLGFTSREIPVAELLQLTAGKFVLVQRRFAGAGASRENFGFRWFLPSLWRYRRVFGHVLLASLFVQLFALVTPLFFQVVVDKVLAHRSYSTLIVLVIGLAAIGLFDVVLQYLRTYALSHTTNRIDVELGRRLFRHLLNLPLSYFETRAAGQTVARVRELETIRNFLTGQGLFSGLDLIFTIVFIIVLFAYSAKLAWIVVASIPFYLAIGFLIRPFLKERIDEKFDRGAYSQQLLVETVVGVQTLKAAAVEPVVAAQWEERLAAYVRSSFAATMLAAKGQNAIQYVSKVTSAALLLFGAQAVINGELSVGALVAFNMIAGQVAQPILRLSQLWQDFQQVQVSISRLADILNAPQEPRPAIAVSLPVPKGAIEFKSVNFRYSPDAQDVLKDINLSVRPGEVIGIVGPSGSGKSTLTKLVQRFYIPNNGQVFVDGQDIAQVDPAWLRASIGVVLQENMLFNRTIHDNIVLATPAMPREGAMRMAKLSGAEEFISKLPRGYDTLIEERGANLSGGQRQRLAIARALATNPPILILDEATSALDYESERIILANMREIVRGRTVIIIAHRLATVRYCNRIIGMKDGRIVEEGTHDTLIAKKDGLYAHLWQLQSGSNNA, encoded by the coding sequence ATGGATAATGTGAGCCCAGGGACAGAGTCCAAGGATGCAAGCGTCTTTGGTGGACAAGCACCTGACAGTGGCCTCGCGGCGCTGGCAGCAATCGCAGGATATTACCGGATTGCCACGCGGCCCGAGACGCTCGCACGGGAATATGCACTGAAGGGCGCAGCGGGGCCTGAGGATATTCTCCGGGCCGCCGGTTCCATTGGCCTGAAGGCGCGCATTGTCAAAGCAAGCGATGCCAAACGGCTTTCAACACTGCCGGTCCCGGCCATGGCCTGCCTTGATGACGGAACATTTGCCATCTTCGGCGGCGTGAATGCCGAAGGCAAATGCCGGCTCGTCAATCCATTGGGCTTCACCTCGCGCGAGATCCCGGTTGCCGAATTGCTTCAATTGACGGCTGGCAAGTTTGTTCTGGTGCAACGGCGCTTTGCCGGAGCCGGTGCTTCACGCGAGAATTTTGGCTTTCGCTGGTTTCTCCCATCGCTCTGGCGCTACCGGCGCGTTTTTGGCCATGTGTTGCTGGCCTCGCTGTTTGTGCAGCTGTTTGCCCTTGTTACACCGCTGTTCTTTCAGGTGGTGGTGGACAAGGTACTCGCGCATCGCAGCTATTCAACGCTGATCGTTCTGGTGATCGGCCTTGCCGCTATCGGATTATTCGATGTGGTGCTGCAATATCTGCGCACCTACGCCCTGTCACACACGACCAACCGCATTGATGTGGAACTGGGACGACGCCTGTTTCGTCATCTCCTCAACCTGCCGCTCAGCTATTTTGAGACGCGCGCAGCGGGTCAGACGGTCGCACGGGTGCGTGAGCTTGAAACGATCCGCAATTTTCTAACCGGGCAGGGGCTGTTTTCCGGGCTCGATCTCATTTTCACAATTGTCTTCATCATTGTGCTCTTTGCCTATTCGGCAAAGCTCGCATGGATTGTCGTTGCGTCCATTCCCTTCTATCTTGCCATCGGCTTTCTCATCCGGCCTTTTCTTAAAGAACGCATTGACGAGAAGTTTGATCGCGGTGCCTATAGCCAGCAGCTGCTGGTGGAGACGGTGGTGGGTGTGCAGACACTGAAAGCTGCTGCCGTGGAGCCGGTTGTTGCGGCCCAGTGGGAAGAGCGGCTTGCCGCCTATGTCCGCTCCTCCTTTGCTGCAACCATGCTTGCCGCCAAAGGCCAGAACGCCATTCAATATGTCAGCAAGGTCACCAGTGCAGCGCTGCTTCTCTTTGGCGCGCAGGCGGTGATCAATGGTGAATTGTCTGTTGGCGCGCTCGTCGCGTTCAATATGATTGCGGGTCAGGTGGCACAGCCGATCCTGCGTCTATCGCAGCTATGGCAGGATTTCCAGCAGGTGCAGGTATCCATCTCGCGATTGGCTGACATTCTGAACGCCCCGCAGGAGCCGCGTCCGGCGATTGCCGTCAGCCTGCCCGTACCCAAGGGCGCCATTGAATTCAAGTCGGTCAATTTCCGCTATTCGCCCGACGCGCAGGATGTGCTGAAAGATATCAACCTTTCGGTTCGTCCCGGCGAAGTAATTGGCATTGTCGGGCCATCGGGCTCAGGCAAGTCGACACTGACCAAGCTCGTCCAGCGGTTCTATATTCCCAATAATGGACAGGTGTTTGTTGACGGGCAGGATATCGCGCAGGTTGATCCGGCGTGGCTGCGCGCCAGTATTGGCGTGGTGCTGCAGGAGAACATGCTGTTCAACCGCACCATCCATGACAATATCGTGCTTGCAACTCCGGCGATGCCGCGGGAAGGGGCCATGCGCATGGCAAAGCTTTCTGGCGCAGAAGAGTTTATCTCGAAACTGCCCCGAGGCTATGACACGCTGATCGAAGAGCGCGGCGCCAACCTTTCCGGCGGGCAGCGTCAGCGGCTTGCCATTGCCCGGGCACTCGCCACCAATCCACCCATTCTCATTCTCGATGAAGCGACAAGCGCGCTCGACTATGAGAGCGAACGGATCATTCTTGCCAATATGCGCGAGATCGTGCGGGGACGAACTGTTATCATTATCGCTCACCGGCTTGCCACTGTGCGCTACTGCAACCGTATTATCGGCATGAAGGACGGTCGTATTGTCGAAGAGGGCACGCACGACACGCTCATTGCCAAAAAGGATGGTCTCTACGCGCATCTGTGGCAACTCCAGTCCGGGAGCAACAACGCATGA
- a CDS encoding M10 family metallopeptidase C-terminal domain-containing protein, whose product MPQKHAPTSTQQFSASEVISSAASVPGDKSWQNIDQTPLNTFGKSTDYEAFLDYLGALQRDLTPEMAQQPIKVNLEELNNHPDYKAAAMAALQQWSTVTPLKFEFVTSGEYLKVVSPEVGEKDDGSAYSSGHYVSVGQRFHDTEVDKTAPGGYIFNTFIHEFGHEWGLNHPGVYNYGGPGGEQITYLAGATWVYDQQRYSVMSYFDGIDVGETTAWSATTPMVGDIEAVIRHYYSTVTNGVRTYQDVQLNTGNDVYGFGSTKLGYELKTTGNGHDIGFVIHDTGGFDTVDFSGSTAGTTLDLRAGRWSSVNGHNNNVVIYQGHNADATDYYIEKGVGSAFNDIILGNDGNNELIGGAGDDKIAGFAGNDRLYGDAGNDELDGGAGNDLLLGGAGNDYLDGGDGADSIRGGNGDDHIIGGRDSLASRDINNTIPISQLPDQTESLDGDDKLYGEGGNDIIEGGQGNDILDGGAGDDILRGQDGVDVFIGGAGSDTVDFSHESPFQLLVNLETNVASGGTATGDTFYSIENLIGSDDRIDRFIGNSADNHFQGLGGGDVFNGGDGNDILDGARDADILYGDAGDDILIGGAGFDYLNGGEGNDTAVYTIGADSRSKQGVNVNLATGVASGGDAEGNATGGAKGDILVSIENLVGSAYDDNLFGDAGVNRLSGGGGNDTIGGGAGKDYIDGGEGLDMVAFYDSTQAVNIDLAGNTGEDTLVSIEGIAGSSFDDTLSGTAGDNRLVGQGGNDTLNGGDGNDILDGDFEPFPVSGIGLGDSYATLGADATNTSFANAFDLTNKFSTLADADIANAETKPHSTVNAVGNGAAGYYKVTLNAGSIITVDIDHTVGAFDSYIRLMQDNGGAGIEVANNDDGGGDPGSVGRSTDSALTFTATTTGTYYIVVGNYDDPNSVPSQVPYEVNVSVAPPVPSMPHIGVAGNDTLNGGKGNDTLFGREGNDKLNGGVGNDTLSGGFGNDTFSFNAVGFGNDIISDFNIYAGEQDVLEFSSSIFGNLDEVLNSAVLQDGNVLLKDGNSSIQLAGWNDVNAFKQFATSHADSFHFVGQPAFSSRALAA is encoded by the coding sequence ATGCCTCAAAAACATGCGCCTACCAGCACTCAGCAGTTCTCTGCGAGTGAAGTAATATCCAGCGCCGCGAGCGTGCCCGGCGATAAATCCTGGCAGAACATCGATCAAACTCCACTCAACACGTTCGGCAAGAGCACCGATTACGAGGCATTTCTCGATTATCTCGGCGCGCTGCAACGGGATCTTACGCCCGAGATGGCGCAACAGCCCATCAAAGTGAATCTGGAGGAACTTAACAATCACCCGGATTATAAAGCCGCGGCAATGGCAGCGCTGCAGCAGTGGTCCACGGTCACGCCGCTCAAGTTCGAATTCGTCACATCAGGCGAATATCTGAAGGTTGTCAGCCCTGAAGTCGGGGAAAAGGATGATGGGAGCGCCTATTCCAGCGGCCATTATGTCAGTGTCGGGCAGCGGTTCCATGACACAGAGGTCGATAAGACAGCGCCGGGCGGATATATTTTCAACACGTTCATCCATGAATTCGGCCATGAATGGGGGCTGAATCACCCCGGTGTCTATAATTACGGCGGACCCGGCGGCGAACAGATCACCTATCTGGCAGGTGCCACATGGGTATATGATCAGCAGCGTTACAGCGTCATGTCTTATTTTGACGGTATTGACGTTGGCGAAACCACGGCATGGTCGGCAACCACCCCAATGGTCGGTGATATTGAGGCGGTCATTCGCCACTATTATTCCACGGTTACAAATGGAGTGCGGACATATCAGGATGTCCAGCTGAACACTGGCAACGACGTCTACGGGTTTGGCAGCACCAAGCTTGGATATGAACTGAAGACGACTGGAAACGGTCATGATATCGGCTTTGTCATCCATGACACAGGCGGTTTTGACACGGTAGATTTCTCCGGATCAACGGCAGGTACAACGCTTGATCTGCGGGCAGGCCGCTGGTCCAGTGTCAATGGCCATAACAACAATGTTGTTATTTATCAGGGCCATAATGCCGATGCGACAGACTACTACATCGAAAAGGGTGTTGGCAGCGCGTTCAACGACATCATTCTGGGTAATGATGGCAATAACGAGCTGATTGGCGGCGCCGGTGATGACAAAATCGCTGGCTTTGCAGGCAATGACCGGCTTTATGGTGATGCTGGCAATGATGAACTTGACGGCGGCGCTGGTAATGACCTGCTTCTTGGTGGTGCCGGGAATGATTATCTTGATGGCGGCGACGGTGCCGATTCCATTCGTGGCGGCAATGGTGATGACCACATTATCGGCGGTCGGGATTCTCTCGCCAGTCGCGATATCAACAATACCATTCCAATTTCGCAATTGCCTGACCAGACCGAAAGTCTTGACGGTGATGACAAGCTGTATGGCGAAGGCGGCAATGATATCATCGAGGGCGGACAGGGTAACGATATTCTGGACGGCGGCGCAGGCGATGACATTCTGCGCGGTCAGGATGGCGTGGATGTCTTCATCGGCGGTGCCGGTTCCGACACTGTTGATTTCAGCCATGAAAGCCCGTTCCAGTTGCTCGTCAATCTGGAGACCAATGTTGCAAGCGGCGGTACAGCCACCGGCGATACGTTCTACAGCATTGAAAACCTGATTGGTTCGGATGATCGTATTGATCGGTTTATCGGCAACAGTGCGGACAACCATTTCCAGGGCCTCGGCGGCGGCGACGTCTTCAACGGCGGTGATGGAAATGACATACTCGACGGTGCCCGCGATGCCGATATTCTCTACGGCGATGCCGGTGATGATATTCTGATCGGCGGTGCCGGATTTGATTATCTCAATGGTGGTGAAGGCAATGACACCGCAGTTTATACAATCGGTGCCGACTCCCGGAGCAAGCAGGGCGTTAACGTCAATCTTGCTACAGGTGTTGCCAGTGGCGGCGACGCTGAAGGCAATGCTACCGGCGGGGCGAAAGGCGATATACTCGTGTCGATCGAAAATCTCGTCGGTTCGGCCTATGACGACAATCTCTTCGGTGATGCCGGTGTCAACAGGCTGAGCGGTGGCGGCGGTAACGACACGATTGGCGGCGGTGCTGGCAAGGATTATATCGATGGCGGCGAAGGCCTTGATATGGTTGCCTTCTACGACAGCACACAGGCTGTAAACATCGATCTGGCTGGTAATACCGGCGAGGACACACTTGTGTCGATCGAAGGCATTGCCGGATCAAGTTTTGATGATACTTTGTCTGGAACCGCTGGCGATAATCGACTGGTTGGACAGGGCGGTAACGATACCCTGAACGGCGGCGACGGCAACGATATCCTCGACGGCGATTTCGAGCCTTTCCCGGTTTCCGGAATTGGTCTTGGTGATAGTTATGCCACCTTGGGAGCCGATGCGACGAACACCTCGTTTGCCAACGCTTTCGACCTCACCAACAAGTTCTCGACATTGGCCGACGCAGACATCGCCAATGCTGAAACAAAGCCGCACTCGACCGTTAACGCGGTTGGTAACGGGGCTGCGGGTTATTATAAGGTAACGCTGAATGCCGGGTCCATTATCACTGTTGATATCGACCACACCGTTGGGGCGTTCGACAGCTATATCAGGCTGATGCAGGATAATGGCGGAGCCGGAATTGAAGTTGCCAACAATGATGATGGCGGCGGTGATCCCGGCTCGGTTGGTCGCAGCACAGATTCTGCATTGACCTTTACTGCAACGACAACAGGCACTTACTACATCGTTGTCGGGAACTATGACGATCCGAACTCCGTTCCTTCGCAGGTTCCATACGAAGTCAACGTATCGGTGGCTCCGCCCGTTCCATCCATGCCGCATATCGGCGTTGCCGGTAACGACACGCTTAATGGTGGAAAGGGCAACGACACCCTGTTCGGACGGGAAGGCAATGACAAGCTCAATGGTGGTGTGGGTAATGACACATTATCAGGTGGGTTTGGCAACGACACCTTCTCTTTCAATGCCGTCGGGTTCGGGAACGATATCATCAGCGACTTCAATATCTATGCTGGTGAACAGGATGTGCTGGAGTTCAGCTCGTCCATCTTCGGTAATCTGGATGAAGTGTTGAACAGCGCTGTGCTTCAGGATGGCAATGTCTTGCTCAAGGACGGCAACAGCAGCATCCAGTTGGCGGGATGGAATGACGTAAACGCGTTCAAGCAGTTCGCCACCTCTCACGCGGATAGCTTCCACTTCGTCGGTCAGCCTGCATTCAGTTCCAGGGCTCTTGCTGCTTGA